In bacterium, the DNA window GTCGCGAAGGTATGGCGCCAGGTGTGGGGGCCGACGCCCGGGCCGCCGGCACGGGCGACGACGCGGTGCACGCTCCGCTCGGACAGCCGCTTGCCGCGGTGGTTCAGGAACAACTTCCGCTCGCCGGCGGCTGGGAGCAATTTATCGCGATTGGTTAGGTACTCCGCTACGGCGGCCGCGGCCTTCGCGCCCGTCGGCACGACCCGCATCTTGTCGCCTTTGCCCACTACGGTTACCAGTTCCCGCTCGACGTCGACGTCGCCCGGCTCTAACGCGGCAAGCTCGCCCACGCGGATGCCGGCGCCGTAAAGGAGCTCCATAATGGCCCAATCGCGCACCGCGCGCGCCGCGGCCTTTTCGCGCGCCCGCTCGTCCTTGAACCGGCTCGAGCCGGGCGTTCGCGCCCGGCGTTCGGCGTGGTCGAGGACGGCCGCGGCCTCGTCGACTTTGAGGTAGTTAGGGAGGGCGCTCGGGAATTTGGGCGTACGCAGCGCTTCCGCGGGGTTGTCCTTCAAAAGCCCCATATGCCTTAAATATTTATAGAAACGGCGGAGCGAGGCGAGCTTACGTGCCAGCGAGCGCGGGGAGACGCCGGCTTCGCGGAGGTATACCAGGAAGTGGCGGAGGTCCAGCGTCGCGAGGGCCGTTACGTCGCGGCCGGGGTCGTATTCCGCGGCGAACGCCGCCAGCTGTTTGAGGTCGCCGGCGTAGCCGCGTACGGTATGCGGCGACGCGCGCTCGACGTCGGCGAGGTACGAGAGGAAGGCGGCGATTTCTTCTTCGGCCATAACGTCACGTTTTTTTGCGCCGCGGCAGGAAGATGCGGTTTTCGGGAATGTCGAAACGCGCGACCATCCGCAACGGGTAATCGACGTTGAAGAGCTCATTACGACCGTGGGCGTCGGAGCCGACCGCGAACGTAAGGCCCATCTCGACCCCCAGTTCGATTTGTTTGGGGCCCGGGACGGCCCACCGGCCGTTTATTTCGACGGCGACGCCGCGCGCCGAGGCCGCGGCCCAAAGCTCGCCGCACCGCTGCTCGTTCCAGAAATCGTCGTAACGGTGGCTCAACGGGGCCGGGAGGTAGGTGGGGTGCGCGATTACGTCGAGCGGGTCCTCTAAGAAGGCTTTGAGCGTTAACTCCAGGTACGCCGTTAAGAACGCGTCCTCGTCGTCGGGGGGGTTCGTTCCCCAAAAGAAATATCTTTCGCCGCCGACGGCGACGGCGTGAACGCCGCCCAGGAGGTAGTCGAGTTCGGCCAGCCTGTCGTCGTCTACCGGTATCTCCTCGCCGATGCAGTACTCGGCCCCCAGCAAGAGGTCGTGTTCGCGAACGTCGGCGACGTAGTCGTCGAAGGCCCCGGCTTCGAACATCTTGTGATAGGGCGACAGGTGGTCGCAAATGCCGGCGACGACTTTGGCCCGGCGCGCGCGCCGCGCGACTTCGGCGACGGTGAGCGGGCTATCCGAGTGGACCGTGTGTATGTGGAGGTCGATTTTTTGCATGAACGCGCGAAGGCCGACGGCCGGATTACCCGGCCGGCGCGGTTTCTTATCTCGTACCCGGGTCGCTGTAAAGGGCTGCGGGATTTGCGAAACCGGGGAGGGGCCGGCTGTCGGCCGGTTCGCCGGTATTCCCTATCAATTTCGCGACGGCGAATTTATACCCGTCAGCGACCCATAGCGACATGTCTACGGGGTTGGCCGCGAGCGCGTTGGGCCGCGGGTAGTCTTTGTCGTTCACCCAGCGTAAGGTGCCGTCGCCTTTGAGCGATACGATTTTACCGGCTTCCGCGTCGGCGCCGAAGCAGAAACCGGAACGCGGATTGACGGCGACGGCGCCGGGGTTCTCGAGTGCGCGCGATTCAGCGACGACTTCCCCCGAAGGTTTTATTTTAACGATGCGCCCGTTCCCGGTGTCGGCTATCCACAGGAAGCCGTAGCCGTCGTCGAACGCCAGCGATTGGGGGGTTTTATATCCGTAGAAAGTTACTATGGGTCGTGCCCAGCGGTCGCAGCGTACGACCGAGTTCGCGCAGGCGACGTACACCTCGCCCCGCCGGCCGTCGACGGCGACGGCCGACGGTTTTTGCAAACCGTCGAGGACGGCGCGAACGGTCCCCTCTTCAGATAATTTATAAATTTTGCCTTGGGCGCGGTCCGCTACCCAGACGGCGTCTTCTTTGGGGAAGTACGCGAGCGACACGGGCTCGCCGAAGCCGTAGAGCGTCTTTTCGACGACGCCGCGGGAGCTGAGGCGGAAGACGCGGCCGCCGTCGGCGTCCGCCGCCCAGCAGTAACCTTTGTAGGAGTCGAAGACGACGGCGACCGGGCGGCCGAGGTCCGTCGAGGAGGCGACGGTGGCGGAGCACTCCTTATTGATTTTTAGGACGCGGCCGGTGCTTTCGTCCGCCACCCACGTCGTCCCGGGGTCGGACGTTTCCCGACTAACGGTAACGGGGGCGCAAGCGGCGTTTATCAAAACGACCGCGGCCGCCGTTACCGCCGCGCGACAGGCGATTTTCGCTTCCATGTAGTTTAAAATAACATACCCGGCCTGTTATATCAATTGAGAACGCTGGGTTTACGCTCGGCCGCCGGCGACCGGCCTGGGCCGGAGCGTTTTTAGGGCGCGTTCGGCTTGCGCTGGGGGCCCGGCCGTTGTATATTTAACTTGTCGCGACGCGTTACGGCCGCGGGGGCCGAACTGAAAGTCCAGCTTGCTTCGGTAGAGTAACCTTACGTGTCGAAGGGGTTAGTTATGTTGCGGGTAATCGCCGCTACGGTTTTGGCCGCTGTCCTTTGCGCGACGTGCAGCGAAGACGTGAGCGGCCCGGGCGAGCCGCCGGGTTCGTACTGGCCGGCTCGGGATAAAACTTTTTGGCGGATGGAAGGCCGGTGGCGCGACCTTTCGGGAAAAAACGCGGGCGGCCCTATCGCGATCGAAACCGTGATCGCGGGGACCGCGTACGACGCCCAGGGTAGGCCGGTGAAGATATGGCGCTCGCGCGAGACCGACGGGGATTATTACGTCCGCGTCGCCGGCGACGAGGTTTGGTCCAACTGGACCGAGGCCAACCCCAAGGCGGCTTATTACCTTTGGCTGAAATTACCGCCCGCCGACGGCCAATACTGGGAAGACGATAAGCACCGCGTTTCGGTCAGGGGCCCTTTCGAGCTCAGCGTGCCCTTCGGGGACTTCGGCGACGTCTACCGGGCCCGCTACGATTACGTCCGAGAGCCCGGGCGTTACGAGGTCTGGTGGTACGCCGCCGGCGTCGGCTGCATCAAATACGAGCACTACCTCCCCGGCGAGAAACACGAGCTGGTGGATTTGGTCGATTTCAAGGCCGGGGGATAAGGCTCGTCGCGGGTAAACGTTAAGGCGGGCTCGCGGGCCGCCGGCCGGTACGGCTGCTCGAGATAAAAGTCGACAAACATCTACCTTCGGCCGCAATTTGCCTCGTAATCGCCGCCGCGGCGGCGTTCGTAATTTTAGTGCATACGCGGCGCGGCCCAACTCACGCCACGGAGGAAGCGGTCTCGGCCGTGGTCGGGAAGATATGCGTGGTACCCGTAGGCGAGGTCGCCGAAAGCGACCTCGCGTTCGCGCGCGACGTCGTCGAGGCGTCGTTCGGCCGGGAGACCTTGGTCTGCGAGCCGCTTCCGCTCCAAGATGAATATTATTACCCCGCAAGGGGGCAATACGGCGCGAACGGTTTCCTCCGCTACGTGGAGGTCAACGCGCCGCGCGGCGCGTACCGGGCGGTGGGGATTACGGCCCGGGACATCTTCGCCGGGGATTTGAACTTCCTCTTCGGGATAGGCCGGTGCCCGGGGAAATGCGCCGTCGTGTCGACGTACCGCTTCGGCTTCTATTGCGCTACCCCGGAGCGGAGGATGGTCCGCTTCGCGAAGCTGCTCGTGCACGAGACGGGCCACACCTTCGGCCTGCTCCACTGCCGCCAACCCCCGTGCGTAATGAGGTTCGCGGACGGGTACGAAACGCTGGACGACACCAGGTTGGCGATGTGCGCGCGGTGCGAACGGAGCCTCTGCGCCGTGACGGCCTTGGACGCCGGCGAACGCCGCAAGAACCTCGACGGAGTTTTTGCGAAGTACGGCCTTTGGGAAGAAGCGGGGGGTGCCGAGGGGCTCGAGCCGCCGCCCGCGCCCGCCGACCTCACGCCCGCGAAGTCGCTGCCGCGAACTCTTCTTGGCGCCTACGCCGGATTAATAACGCATGTGGATGCGGATTACGAGGAATTTTTGGAATAGAGCGAATTTGGCGTCGTCGTAGCTCACGCGTTCCGTCGTTCCGCCGGGGTCGTTCGAGGCGCCGTACCCCTCCGTCGGGACCTTGAAGAAGTTACGGTCCAATACGCCGTTCGCGTTTTCGTCGTGGAGGACCGCGACGGCGTAAGTGCCGTACGGGAGGTCCGTGAAGTCGGCTCGAGCTTCATAGTCCCGGATTTCTACGCGGGCGACCTCGCGCGCTTTCGCGGCTTCCTCCGGAAAACCGTCGCTCGCGTCGAACAGGGCGACGCGGGCTTCGCCGGCCTCGCTCCGGAAGCCCTCCGCGAAGACGGTAATTTCGCCCCGCGACGCCGTGAGCTGGGCGGGCGTTACGCCGACGGCTAATAGTAGAATTACGAAGGCCGGTACCGCGCGTTTCATTAGCTGGTGCCTCCCCTTTTCGGGCCGGACATCAGGCTTGTAGCTTCGCGTTTTCCCTTTTACGGGCCGGGGATTATTCGTATAATAATATCGTTGGCGTAAAATATAAAGGAGGCCGAACCATGAAAAAAGTTTTGGCGCTGGCCGTGGCCGTCGCGTTATCCGGCGCGGCGTTCGGCGGCGAGGTAGTCGTCGGCAAGAAGGAGTTCAATTTAAACATCCCGTTTTGCGGGTCTTGAGGGCCGCAGTACCGGGTCCAGGTATTGGTCCTCAAAAGTGAATTGAACTTCGCCGGCCCCGTCACGCGCGTCGAATACGAATCGTACGGTACGTATGCCGCGGGCTATTTTTACGAATTCGAGATGAAGCTCTGCCATACGCCGCTGGCCGCGCTGACGACGAACTTCAACGCTAATTACGGCGGCAACACGCCGACGCTGGTCGCGACGTTGAACCCTTTCACGATCAACGCCAGAAAGGATGAGTGGTTCGGCGTAGCGTGCACGATGCCGTTCGCCTACAACAACCGCGACAATTTAATCGTCGAGGTCCGCTGGCGCAACCCGACGCTCACGACGAAGGTCGAGGTCTGGGGGTACGTTGCCGCCTCGAGCCGCCTCCTCATACATAAGGAGTATAGCGCGACCGAAGGCCAGCTCTCGACCAAGACGGACCGCTTGCGCGTAACGTTCAGCGGCGCGCCGGTGATGCCCACTTCCCTCGGGCGGATCAAAACGGTACTCCTCTAAAAGGTTTTAGAACAGCTCGTAGGGGTCGACGTCGACCTTGACGGTCGTCGGGCCCTTGCGTCGGACGAGCGCGGCGAGTTCCCCGGCCGCGCTTTCTATTTCCCCCAACTCTCCTTTAACCAATATTTGGAGGCGGCGTTCGCCTCTCGCCCGGGCCACCGGCGCCGGCACCGGGCCCAGGACCGTCGCCCCGGGCCCGAATATCCCCCGAAGCCGCGCGGCGGTCTCGTCCGCCTTCGCCCCGCCGGCATCCTTGCGTTCGACCACGACGACGTTGACGAGGTGGGTATACGGCGGGAGCTCGAGGCGGCGCCGGAAAGCGAGCTCGCGTTCGGCGAACGCGTCGTAGTCGTCGGCCGCGGCGGCCGCGACGGCGTAATGGTCTGGGTGGAAGGTCTGGATTACGACGCGGCGGCTCGCGGCCGAGGGCTCCAACATCCGCCTTATGGTGCGGTACGTCCGCTCGGAGGCGCGGAAATCGGGCAGGTTCATAGCGGTATCGGCGTTGGCGAGGGCGGCGAACGTGAGGTCCGCGTAGTCTAGGGCCCGGAGCGCCATCTGCGTTCCCGCGACGACGTCGTACCCGCCGGCGGCGAAGGCTTCCCAGAACGGCCGCACCCGGGCGGGCGTCCTCAGCGCGTCCGAGTCGACGCGGGCCACGCGCGCGTCGGGCAGGAGCAGCCGGATTTCCGCGGCCAGCTTCTCGGTCCCGAAGCCCACGCCGGCGAGCTTCTCCTTGCCGCAGTACGGGCAGCGGCGGGGGAGCGGCTCCCGCCGCATGCAATAGTGGCACCGCAGGACTTCTTCGTCCTTGTGGTACGTGAACGCGACGTCGCACCGGTCGCAAGCCAGCGACCTACCGCACGCGCCGCAATATATATGCGGGACGTAGCCCCGCCGATTGACGACTACCAACGCGCGTTCGCCGGCCGCGAGCGCATCTTGTATACCGTGGGCCAAAACCCTCGAGAGGATGACGGGCCCTTCGTTCGCCACTACTTCCGACATATCGACCAGCGTTAATTCGGCCTCTCGGGCCTCGGCCGGCAGCCGCCGCCGGCGGACCTCGCCCGATAGCACGCGGGCGTACGTCTCGAGGGCGGGCGCGCCGGCGGTCATCACGAGGGATGCGTCTGCGGCCCGGGTCGTGCTTACGTCGCGAGCGTTGTAGTACGGTGCTCGCTCCCATTGCTTGTACGCGTTATCGGCTTCGTCGGTTACGATTACGGCGGCGTCGCGCGGCAGCGGCAGGAAGAGCGCGGAACGCGTGCCGACGACGCGGGTGACGGTCCCGCGCCGGCACCGCCGGAAGACTTCCCATCTCGCCGCGGCCGACATCTCCGAGTAATAGGAGGCGAAGGGTTCTCCCCGGATATCCTCGCACTTTCGTCGGGCCGCGGGTACGCGGTACATTTCCGGGACGAGGACGAGGACCGAGCTCGCGCCTACGTCGCGCGTTACGGCGAGCGCTTCCTCCAGCCGCAAGCCGCCGTCCCCGCCGGTTATAATAACGGCGCCGGCGTCGGGCGGTTGCCCGGGCGGCGATTTCGAGGCCAGCCCTAGCACCGCCCGGCGCGCGCGCAGAAGGCGGCGGAGAGCGTTCCGTTCTTTGGCGTTCGCCCAAAAGCGGGCCGCCGGCACGGGCCCGCTCGCCGCGGCGGCGACGACGGCCGCGCCGAGTTTGCCGAGCTTCTTGTCGTCTGTTGCCGCGGCATAGACCAGAAGGTCGTCCAAGGGGGGCCGGGTAGCGTACGGTTCGACGGCGAGGACGTTTTTTTCGCGGAGGAGCCGCACGACGTCGCCCCGGCCTACGGCTTTGGCGCCGAGCCACCCGGCGCCCCACACGTCGGCGGCCAGCTCGCGCTCCTCTTCGCTGAACCGGCTCAGCTCGGGGGCGGCGGCGAACTCGGCCGTCAATACGAGCACGTCGTCGCGCTTCAAGTCGAGCGGGACCGGCAGCGCGACCGCGGCCGTCTCGCCGACGGAGGCCGCGTAGCGGCGCGAGACGTACGCGAGCAATTCCCACAGGAAAGGCGGGAAAATAGGCTCGTAATCTATTACCCTCGTGACGGTTTTGATTTTTACGTGGGGGGCGGGGCGGGTTGGAGACCGGCCTGCGAGGCCCACCGCCGGTTTATTACCCAATTCGACTTCGACGCGGGTTCCGGGGAGCGGCGCGTCGTCTCCCTCCAGGCGGTAGGTGAGGGGCCCGAAGGGAGGACGCGTGAAGTGAACGTCGATAAATTTTTCGTGCGCCAACGGTTAATAATAACATAAAGCCGGGCGGCGTGTAGTCGACCGCCCGGCCAAGTGATCGCGTTGCCGGTTTTAATCTTCGTCGTTCGGGTTTTTACGGAAGTCGGCCTCGAACGTGAAACGTCCCGCGACGAATTCTTCCAGGGCGATCATCGTAGCTTTCTCGTCCTCGAGTTTTTCCTCGTATTTCGGGTATTCTTCGAGTATTTGGCGGGCCCTGCTCGCGATGGCGAGGACCGTCGCGAAGTCGTTGGGGGAATTCTCGAAAACTTTCTCGATCATATTTTGTTCGTCCGATTCCATAGCGTGGTAACCTCTACCTCTTATGCGGGTTAACCTGGGGACGAGCGACTATTCCCGGCTTTCGCCGGCGGGCGGCGCGGCCTCTTCCGGCTCCGGCGTTTCTCTCGCGTCCTCTTCGCCGCCCTCGGGCCCCGGTAAACCGGCCGGCCACGTCAAGTTCTCTTCGCCCATGTGTTCTATCATCCAGCGCGCCGACGACGCGTATTCGGAGTCGGGGTGCGAGGACAGTAAAGCCCGGAATTTATCTTTGGCGATGGGGTAGTCGTTCAACTCTTCGGAGTATAGGAAGCCGGCCATGAACAACGCCTTGTCGGCGCCGTCGCGGTCGGGAAAGCGCTCGACGAATTTCTCGTATCCCTGAATCGCGACGATGGGGGTCGCCGCCCCCTCCGCTTCGGCCATAAGTTCGTCCGGGCTCATATCGTCGTACGTCCGGGCCCAATCGAAGCGTTCCACCTTGTATTCTCTTTCCAAGTCGGCGAAGGCCTGGTCGAAGTATTCGCGACGCCGGTCGTCGAGGAGCTTCGAGAATATGCGGTCTCGCACTTCGTCGAATTCCATCTGGCGGAAGTCGCGGCGCCGGTCAACCTTGAATACGTGGAAGCCGTCGTCCAGCTCGAACGGGCCGACGACGTCGTTCTCGGCCGCGGCGAAGAGGACCTTCTCTATTTCCTCGTTTTGCCCTATTCCCTGAATGTAGCCGCCGGGGCGGACCCAGCCGAGCAGGCCGCCGTTGTTCATCGTCGCCGAGTCGGTGGAGTACAACTTGACCAGCGACTCGAAGTCTTCGCCCGCGCGCGCCCGCCGAAGCATCTCGCGCGCCTCCGCCGCCGTCTTCACGACGATCTGGCGGGCGAGGACGCCCTCCTCGATGACGTATTCGTCGCGGTGAGCGTTGAAGTAATCGCGGGCGTCGCTTTCCGGCAGGAGTATCCGGTCCCGTATGCGGTACTTTACCTGGTCCAGCGGCGTATACGTCTCTTCGGTGCGTTCGTCCACCAGGAAGATATGGTAGCCGCGATCGCTGGGCGTCACGGCGGAGGGTTTTCCGGGTTCCAGGCCGAAGACGACCTCGCGGAAGTTTTCGCAGTTGCCCACCTGGAACGGCGTGAGGTCTTCCTTGACTTCGCCGATAAGGCCGCCCTGGTGCGCCGTATACTCATCCTTCGATACTTCGGCCGCTACCGCGCCGAAGTCTTCGCCGGCCGCCAACCGCGCGAGGACCGCTTCGGCCTCCGCGGTGCTATCCACTAAGATATGGCGCAGCTGTACGCGGGAAGGCTCGAGGAATTCGCTTTTGTGCGCCTCGTAGTAGCGCGTGACCTCTTCGTCCGGGACGCCGAGGGTTTCGGCGATATAGCGTTGGAAATACGTCGACGCCAGGATGCGGATGCGTGCGTCCTCGATATCGCGTTTGACGCCCGGGTCCTTATGGAGTTTAACGCGCTCGGCCTCCGCGACGAGTATTTTATTCTTGATCCAGATGTCCAGGAGCATCTTGCGGCCTTCGGGGTTATCGTAGGTGCGCCGCTCCAGCGGGTCCATCAGCTCGAGCATCTCGTCGAGGTCGCCCTCGGTAATTTTCTCGCCCCCGACGGCGGCCACGACCGCGTCGGGCGACCGGCCTTCCTCGGTCCCGGTGGCGATTTTGCCCGCGGCTACCGTCGCGAAAGCCGCCAGCGTGAACGCGAGTAACCTCTTCCAATTTTTTGCACGCGCCATGTCTGCACCACCCGTTAGCCGTAAAGGCTTAATCTTTGTCCTTGGTCGAATTTTTTTTACCGCCGCCGGCGCTCGCGGCCTCGCGGTCCTTTTCCGCCGCCTTTTTGTAGGATTCGCTTCGGTGGTCGGTAGTATAAAAGCCGGAGCCTTTGTAGATGACGCCGGCGCCGGCGCTTATGAGGCGGTGGCAGCGGGCGCCGCATTCCGGGCACTTGGCCCGGTGTTCGGCGGTAATCGATTCGAACTTCTCGGACTTGCAGCCGCACTTGGGACATTCGTATTCGTACGTAGGCATAATTTTGGGAGGGTTTAACCCCAGGGGTCCGGGCGCGTAGACTCGGCCAGCTTCTCGGGGGGCACGAGTTTCTTCGAGGCCGCGACCCAGTATCGGTTGGGGATTAGAACGAGCGCCGCGGTCAGCAAAAACAGGACCGCGACGACGAGGCGGTAAACGATCTTCGATTCGTTCGCCATAAACGTGTTAAGTTTTTAAGTGGATTAGCGGGTATTTTAACATATTCGCCGTTACGAAGCAAGAACATATATGCGCTAATTTGGCGACACGTAATAGGTTTTCGACCGAAACCAGTTGATATTCAAAGATTTAGGGCAACGCTACGAAAAACCGTCGTTTTTATGCCTAGGGTACCGTTTTAGTCATATATATTAGTCTTTGCGTCCCGTTTTGTCGTAGTAATAATTTTGCCCGGTAAAGGCCGACGAAAAATTAAGCCGGCCTGCGGGCCGGCTTTTTTGTTTTGCATTGGGGAAGCGTGCTACCGGTACAACGTTTTGACGCGGCCGAGAGAGGTTGGCGCGACGCCGATGCCCTCGAGCGTTATGCGCATGTGGTGGAGGTAGTTCATTAACTCGCCCTGGTTCGGGTAGCCGTGTTGGGGTTGGCCGTACCGGATAGAGGAGTAGAGGCCGCGCGACATGATTTTGGTGATGTACGTGGGGGCCGCGGCCTCGCCCTCGTCCTCCTCCCACCAGACTTCTATTATAAAGTTATCGGTACCGTTGTACGCGAAGGGCGCGTCGAAGGCCCAGCCGAACCACGATTCCGCCGGGGGTTTGACGTAGTGCGAGCTCCGATAGAACACGCGCAGGGGCGTGTTGCCGCCGTAATTAGTTTGGAAGGTATTCGTAAGCGCGTTGAGGTTCGTGTGGCATAATTTTACTCGGAAATCTTTATATGTCCCCCCGACTATACTACCGTTCGCGTGCCATTCCACCTTCGTGATCGAACCGGCGGGCACGGCGTCGCTTTGAAGAACCAGGTCCTGGGTCCTCACGGCGCTGTAGTCTCAACACCCGTAAAATGGAAACCCCTCGATACTTTGGGTCCCGCCCACGATAACTTGGACCGCGAAGGCCGGGGCGGCGGCCAGAATACAGGTAAAGGTAACCGCAAGTCTTCGCATGGGGGCGCCTCCTTTCAACGGCTGGACGGTTACGGCTCAATTATTTATTTCGAATAATATAGTAACTATAACTCGCGGCCGCGTCAAGGCCGTTCGGGGGGATTTAATACCGGCCTCATCGGTCCTACCGGCTCGCGGTTTCACTGCAAACCGTCTATAAGAGGCCGTATTCCTTTAATAGCGCCTCGTCCCTTAAGATTGCGCGCGTCGGCCCGGCCCCAACTACCTTTCCCGCGGCGAGGACCGCGACCCCGGCGCATAACTTTTTTACGAACGCCAGGTCGTGGCTCGCGATTATTTTGGTGCCGCCGAGCGAGGCCAGCAGTTCGGCCAGTTCGCGGCGGCCGCGGCCGTCGAGGTTCGCCGTCGGCTCGTCGAGCGCCAGTACCTCGGGCCGCAACGCCAGCGCCGCAGCCAACGACGCGCGCCGCCGCTCCCCCAGCGACATATGATGGGGCGACCGTTTCTCGTAACCTTCCAGACCCGTAGCGGCCAGCGCCTCCCGTACGCGCGCGGCCACTTCGTCCTCGGGCAACCCCAGGTTCCGCGGGCCGAAGGCGACGTCGTCGCCGAGGCGGGGCATGAAGAGCATGTCGTCCGGGTCCTGGAAGACGAGGCCGACGCGGCGGCGTATCTGTTTGACGTTGCCCCGCGTTATCCGTTCCCCGAATATCTCCACCGCAGCGCCGCCGTTCAATATGCCGTTGAGGTGCAACATCAGCGTCGACTTGCCGGCGCCGTTGGCGCCGATGACGCCGACCGTCGCGCCCTCCTCGACCGTTAAATCCACGCCGGCCAGGGCCGCGGTCCCGTCGGGGTAGGCGTATTTGAGGTTCCGGATTTTTACGGCGATGGTCATATCTTGTTTAAATCATACCCGCGGCTCAGCATCGCGGCCCAGACGCGTTCGGCGCGCTCGTAGCTGCGGACGAAGAGGGCGGCCACCGCGGGCCCGAGCGTACGGAACTGCGCGAGCCTGCGCCGGCCGAAGTACCGCGACGCCCACGCCCGCTGCAGGTGCTCGATTTCTTCCACCAGTATGAATATGTAGCGGTAGGTGAACGAGAGCAACGATAAGAAAAATACCGGAACGCGGAACCAGGCCAGCCCCTTCAATAGCGATTGAAACGGCGTCGTCGCGAGAAGGAGAACGACGTACGCCAGCGAGAGGTAGGCCTTGAGGATTACCGTCGCGTATAGCCGTAGGCCGGCGTCGGTAATTACCGCGGCGCGGCCGTATAGGGGCCATTGCCACAGGGCCCGGCCTTCCGTCGTGAAGGGGAGGAATATCCCTATTATAAGGGCGAAGGGGAGAACGACGGCCGCCCGGCGGAAGACGTAGAAGAAGGGGAGGCGCGAGAATACGACCGCGGCGACGACCAGGCCCGCGGCGGCGCCGCCGAGCCACGCCGGCGGCGTCCGTAATAGATTCATGCCGAGGAGGACCGCGGCCACGGCGACGATTTTTACCCGGGGCTCGAGC includes these proteins:
- a CDS encoding tyrosine recombinase XerC; protein product: MAEEEIAAFLSYLADVERASPHTVRGYAGDLKQLAAFAAEYDPGRDVTALATLDLRHFLVYLREAGVSPRSLARKLASLRRFYKYLRHMGLLKDNPAEALRTPKFPSALPNYLKVDEAAAVLDHAERRARTPGSSRFKDERAREKAAARAVRDWAIMELLYGAGIRVGELAALEPGDVDVERELVTVVGKGDKMRVVPTGAKAAAAVAEYLTNRDKLLPAAGERKLFLNHRGKRLSERSVHRVVARAGGPGVGPHTWRHTFATHMLDAGADLETIRELLGHESVATTAIYAHVSASRLREVYDRYHPHAGTRGKRDDEKSRGG
- a CDS encoding PHP domain-containing protein, whose amino-acid sequence is MQKIDLHIHTVHSDSPLTVAEVARRARRAKVVAGICDHLSPYHKMFEAGAFDDYVADVREHDLLLGAEYCIGEEIPVDDDRLAELDYLLGGVHAVAVGGERYFFWGTNPPDDEDAFLTAYLELTLKAFLEDPLDVIAHPTYLPAPLSHRYDDFWNEQRCGELWAAASARGVAVEINGRWAVPGPKQIELGVEMGLTFAVGSDAHGRNELFNVDYPLRMVARFDIPENRIFLPRRKKT
- a CDS encoding DUF2141 domain-containing protein — translated: MKRAVPAFVILLLAVGVTPAQLTASRGEITVFAEGFRSEAGEARVALFDASDGFPEEAAKAREVARVEIRDYEARADFTDLPYGTYAVAVLHDENANGVLDRNFFKVPTEGYGASNDPGGTTERVSYDDAKFALFQKFLVIRIHMRY
- the priA gene encoding primosomal protein N', giving the protein MAHEKFIDVHFTRPPFGPLTYRLEGDDAPLPGTRVEVELGNKPAVGLAGRSPTRPAPHVKIKTVTRVIDYEPIFPPFLWELLAYVSRRYAASVGETAAVALPVPLDLKRDDVLVLTAEFAAAPELSRFSEEERELAADVWGAGWLGAKAVGRGDVVRLLREKNVLAVEPYATRPPLDDLLVYAAATDDKKLGKLGAAVVAAAASGPVPAARFWANAKERNALRRLLRARRAVLGLASKSPPGQPPDAGAVIITGGDGGLRLEEALAVTRDVGASSVLVLVPEMYRVPAARRKCEDIRGEPFASYYSEMSAAARWEVFRRCRRGTVTRVVGTRSALFLPLPRDAAVIVTDEADNAYKQWERAPYYNARDVSTTRAADASLVMTAGAPALETYARVLSGEVRRRRLPAEAREAELTLVDMSEVVANEGPVILSRVLAHGIQDALAAGERALVVVNRRGYVPHIYCGACGRSLACDRCDVAFTYHKDEEVLRCHYCMRREPLPRRCPYCGKEKLAGVGFGTEKLAAEIRLLLPDARVARVDSDALRTPARVRPFWEAFAAGGYDVVAGTQMALRALDYADLTFAALANADTAMNLPDFRASERTYRTIRRMLEPSAASRRVVIQTFHPDHYAVAAAAADDYDAFAERELAFRRRLELPPYTHLVNVVVVERKDAGGAKADETAARLRGIFGPGATVLGPVPAPVARARGERRLQILVKGELGEIESAAGELAALVRRKGPTTVKVDVDPYELF
- a CDS encoding DNA-directed RNA polymerase subunit omega translates to MIEKVFENSPNDFATVLAIASRARQILEEYPKYEEKLEDEKATMIALEEFVAGRFTFEADFRKNPNDED
- a CDS encoding peptidyl-prolyl cis-trans isomerase produces the protein MARAKNWKRLLAFTLAAFATVAAGKIATGTEEGRSPDAVVAAVGGEKITEGDLDEMLELMDPLERRTYDNPEGRKMLLDIWIKNKILVAEAERVKLHKDPGVKRDIEDARIRILASTYFQRYIAETLGVPDEEVTRYYEAHKSEFLEPSRVQLRHILVDSTAEAEAVLARLAAGEDFGAVAAEVSKDEYTAHQGGLIGEVKEDLTPFQVGNCENFREVVFGLEPGKPSAVTPSDRGYHIFLVDERTEETYTPLDQVKYRIRDRILLPESDARDYFNAHRDEYVIEEGVLARQIVVKTAAEAREMLRRARAGEDFESLVKLYSTDSATMNNGGLLGWVRPGGYIQGIGQNEEIEKVLFAAAENDVVGPFELDDGFHVFKVDRRRDFRQMEFDEVRDRIFSKLLDDRRREYFDQAFADLEREYKVERFDWARTYDDMSPDELMAEAEGAATPIVAIQGYEKFVERFPDRDGADKALFMAGFLYSEELNDYPIAKDKFRALLSSHPDSEYASSARWMIEHMGEENLTWPAGLPGPEGGEEDARETPEPEEAAPPAGESRE
- a CDS encoding FmdB family zinc ribbon protein; the encoded protein is MPTYEYECPKCGCKSEKFESITAEHRAKCPECGARCHRLISAGAGVIYKGSGFYTTDHRSESYKKAAEKDREAASAGGGKKNSTKDKD
- a CDS encoding ABC transporter ATP-binding protein, coding for MTIAVKIRNLKYAYPDGTAALAGVDLTVEEGATVGVIGANGAGKSTLMLHLNGILNGGAAVEIFGERITRGNVKQIRRRVGLVFQDPDDMLFMPRLGDDVAFGPRNLGLPEDEVAARVREALAATGLEGYEKRSPHHMSLGERRRASLAAALALRPEVLALDEPTANLDGRGRRELAELLASLGGTKIIASHDLAFVKKLCAGVAVLAAGKVVGAGPTRAILRDEALLKEYGLL
- the cbiQ gene encoding cobalt ECF transporter T component CbiQ codes for the protein MRHDFLDKYSDRGGPLHRLEPRVKIVAVAAVLLGMNLLRTPPAWLGGAAAGLVVAAVVFSRLPFFYVFRRAAVVLPFALIIGIFLPFTTEGRALWQWPLYGRAAVITDAGLRLYATVILKAYLSLAYVVLLLATTPFQSLLKGLAWFRVPVFFLSLLSFTYRYIFILVEEIEHLQRAWASRYFGRRRLAQFRTLGPAVAALFVRSYERAERVWAAMLSRGYDLNKI